Proteins from a single region of Verrucomicrobiia bacterium:
- a CDS encoding cupin domain-containing protein — MPFEKVVMAEVPPFLDTCGEVRPVWRNNAASYARLTMPVGARTTPHKHLVTHEVYIMEKGIGLLILDGEEMEVRAGDLIEIPLGVVHQLINIGDEEIELGVLCEPPFSLQDVITE; from the coding sequence ATGCCGTTTGAAAAAGTTGTCATGGCGGAAGTCCCGCCTTTCCTCGATACCTGTGGAGAAGTGCGTCCCGTGTGGCGCAATAATGCTGCCAGTTACGCGCGCCTCACCATGCCGGTAGGAGCCCGTACTACTCCCCACAAACACCTCGTAACCCATGAGGTGTACATTATGGAGAAAGGTATCGGCCTCCTTATTCTGGATGGGGAAGAAATGGAGGTGCGCGCGGGCGACCTCATCGAGATCCCGCTTGGCGTCGTCCACCAGCTCATCAATATCGGCGATGAAGAGATTGAGTTGGGCGTCTTATGCGAGCCTCCTTTCAGCCTGCAAGATGTCATTACGGAATAG
- a CDS encoding ATP-dependent Clp protease proteolytic subunit: MSEPYWKNTLLDRRTLLLEGTLTEKGVAKLIDNLYQLASLESTEPITLFISSNGGSVSPGLALFDALRQVQEGGTKVEGHVLDECMSMALTVLLACDHRTAFPNSQFLYHSVCLDSLPGFVVGEIERNLDSYHERLKRHIDDVIQSQKRMMLMESARCGQTVETLESLCRYGDEQLTIFSDQALQHGFIHDIVSHHPKLLPKMSPPPANPA, translated from the coding sequence ATGAGTGAACCTTACTGGAAAAATACCCTTCTCGATCGTCGTACACTTCTCCTGGAAGGTACCCTCACTGAAAAAGGCGTGGCCAAGCTGATAGACAACCTCTACCAACTTGCCAGCCTTGAATCCACCGAGCCTATCACCCTGTTCATTAGCTCAAATGGCGGGTCGGTATCGCCCGGCCTCGCACTCTTTGACGCTTTGCGCCAGGTCCAAGAAGGGGGAACCAAGGTTGAAGGACATGTTTTGGACGAATGCATGTCGATGGCACTCACCGTGCTCTTGGCCTGCGACCACCGGACAGCCTTCCCTAATTCCCAATTCCTCTACCACTCCGTCTGTCTCGACAGCCTCCCCGGGTTTGTCGTCGGCGAAATAGAGCGCAACCTGGACAGCTACCACGAGCGCCTGAAAAGGCACATCGACGATGTTATCCAGAGCCAGAAACGCATGATGCTCATGGAATCCGCACGCTGCGGCCAAACAGTTGAGACGCTTGAGTCCCTCTGTCGCTATGGCGACGAACAGCTCACCATCTTTTCTGACCAAGCCCTACAGCACGGTTTCATACATGACATCGTGTCCCATCACCCCAAGCTTCTTCCGAAGATGAGCCCGCCGCCCGCTAACCCGGCATAA
- a CDS encoding prohibitin family protein — MNPTLPKGKIIFFVSLAVIFLWLLTSLVAIDVGKVGVVTQFGRITGREIDPGLSVKAPWPFQSVTLFDARVQKEQSNVAAASSDLQEIRSTIALNYHLDRGRISEIYQTIGIDFSDKVIAPAIQEAFKATTASYTASDLLTKRTEVKEASKKILEERLGKRGIVVDDMSIVNFDFSAEFNKAIEAKQVAQQEAERAFYKLEQAKKEAEAQAVQKESLTAEILQKQAIEKWDGHMPQYVGGGAVFNIPLAQ; from the coding sequence ATGAATCCCACCCTGCCAAAGGGCAAAATTATTTTCTTCGTAAGTTTAGCGGTCATTTTCTTATGGCTCCTCACTTCACTGGTAGCAATCGATGTTGGTAAGGTGGGTGTCGTCACGCAGTTTGGAAGAATTACCGGACGGGAGATTGACCCTGGCCTTAGCGTAAAGGCGCCCTGGCCTTTTCAATCGGTAACCCTGTTTGATGCACGGGTACAAAAGGAGCAGTCCAATGTGGCGGCGGCAAGTTCTGACTTGCAGGAGATCCGTTCCACTATCGCGCTTAACTACCACTTGGACCGGGGAAGGATCTCTGAGATCTACCAGACTATTGGTATCGACTTTAGTGACAAGGTGATTGCTCCTGCAATCCAAGAGGCGTTCAAGGCAACAACTGCCAGCTACACCGCTTCAGACCTGTTGACCAAGCGGACCGAGGTAAAGGAAGCATCTAAGAAGATACTCGAAGAGCGCTTAGGCAAGCGTGGGATTGTGGTGGATGACATGTCTATCGTAAACTTTGATTTCTCCGCAGAGTTTAACAAAGCAATCGAGGCCAAACAGGTTGCACAGCAAGAAGCCGAACGGGCTTTCTACAAATTGGAACAAGCTAAAAAAGAAGCCGAAGCCCAAGCTGTGCAGAAGGAAAGTTTGACTGCTGAAATCCTGCAGAAACAAGCCATTGAGAAGTGGGATGGCCACATGCCGCAGTATGTGGGAGGTGGGGCTGTGTTTAACATTCCGTTGGCACAGTAG